The segment CTTTACAGAACATTTACTCACTGTTTTCAACAggaaaaatgatattaactTCCAAGGGTGGGACTTGAATTTTGTTGCTAGAATACCTCCTAGTGTCACAGATGATGATTTTGGCAGGTATCAAATTCTTGATCACATTCACCACCTCTTGTTGCAATTAGTAATATCTAGCAGACCTAAATGCTTCAAGGGCCACATGCATCACTAATTAATTCTGTAGGagtgtaaaataattaaaattggatGGGTTGTTGATGATTGTTGCAGTTACTTTATGAACTATAGTTCACTAATAGATGCTTACACCTAAGGCATATATGGTATCCTAATTCTCTTAACTTTAATggtaatttcaaatattttcattttatcttAACATTTCcatttctgggttttgattttgagaaactTGGCCTTGCCAAGTTAACAAAGTTGAGTCTTATTGTTGTTTTTGACATTTCCTTTTCAGGTTTAATAAGTAATTACACTAATTTATAATAATGACCAGTTATTTGGAATctaatttgttattttgttggaGTTTCTTGCTTGTATATTCTACATTGAACTGCATTCTCACTATTTTTAGATTCAAATATTGAAATTTGGAGTTGCTTGCATTTCAGGATCCAGTGACAAAACATGGAATTGGATTTgtaatgcatgaaaatgcaggAAGTGAAGCTTGAGTcttaaagttttgtattctgGTTTTTTGTTCAAGTGAATTTGTAGAATACAATGTTAATCAAGAGATTCTAAACTATAAACATAGTGTTTGAGGTGTCATTTGGAAGATCAATAATTGTGGAACTTCATCATTTGTTGTATTGGTCTTCCATTTTACCTCATAGTATTGTCTGGTCTGTTTTCAGATTCAGTATATCGAATAATGTCTGAATCATATGAACTTCAAAGGTTCTACGGTTGCTGTGGACTTAGCAATTCCAAAGGTGTGCTATTATTTAATCTGCTTCTTGTATTGAAAATTGAATCAAGTTTATGTTATGTTAATGGTAGACCTGTACGTTCCACCTGCTGATGTGCCTGTTATATGGGAGTAATGCTTGGTTAGCATTTCAAAATCTAATTTCTTCTCCAGCTAAAAAGGCAAAACCCAGCAGGTGATAGTTTGAAGAGATTATTTGGATGCAGAAAAGACAAAGGCTTAAAATTTTAGTAGAAACAAAAGTGCAATTTCTTTTAGCCGCTAAACTTAAAACTTTTCCTTCCAATGCTTGTTCCCATTAACAATCAATATATCAATATATggtttaacaatttattttaaatagttGTTTGGCCTGGAAGATACCTAGAAGAGGAGGGTCATCTAACACAAATTCTAATAGAAAATGAATTGTTGATCCTTGAATGCTGCTCCCTCTGCCTCATAGTGTCCATTCAAAATACACGACATTTCAAGTGGCCTTCTGAGTTTATCAGTCTAAATCTGTAAACTCATTGTTCACGCACATCAATTTCCTTTAGGCTTTTATTCCATCAGCATCGTCTTCCTTTGTACAAAAATACGATGTCTTTCTGTATTGTGTATGTCTGCACACAAATTGGTCTTCCATTTAACCCCATAGAATACCTGGCCTGTTTTTCAGTAGAATGGCTTATGTCTGAAATTCATGAACTTAAAGATTCTACGGTTGTTGTGGACTCAGCAACTCCAGAGGTGTGCTATAATGTAATTTGCTTCTTGTGTTGAAAAATCGGATCGTCTCTATTAAGGTGATATTAGACCTGCATGTTTCACTTGCCAAAATTTGTTTTATGCATAAATTGGCAGTTGCTGTTGTATAGGAGTAACGCTTGGTTAGCATATCCTAAACTAATTTCTTCCCCAGCTGAAAAGgcaaaacaaagcaaataaataaaatgtccTGTCTGTCGATGGTTTTAACTAGTGTTAGGAAGCTATTAGGATGCATAAAAGGCTAAAGGTAATAATTTCAGAAGAAGCATAGTGTAATTTAGTTTGGAAATTTATTGCCTCTGCACACTGATTTTATTGTGAATACTATGATATATGTTGCCAACCTATGTTATCATACAAAATCAACAAGCAACAAGGCAAATTAGGATAATTTAGGACCTGAACATGGCAAGAGCACAATTATGGGAAAGATATAGAAAACTATTTGAatgaattataataaaattctcCTTAACACAGTTGACATATTTTCTTTCATACACGGTAGttatcatatcatccaataaCAGTCCCGCTGCATCCATGATCATTAAGACCACCTCACATCtctgtctcaaaaaaaaaaaaaaaaaaaaaaaaaaaaaggaccaccTCACATATTGGCACTACAGCATAATTGCTTCCACTCAATTAGTCAATTGCCATCACCATTATCTTTACAAATATCTTTACAAGTGGTAactatttaattgaaaaaattgttggGCCGAGGCCCAGTGGACCAAGTCGAGCATCTTGCTAGCGGCGGAGGCTGGGATAGGATGAGTCTTAGTTGGCCCGTTGACATTAGACTGCCATAAATACAAAACCCACTAAGATATTTTATTTAGAAAGTGTCCCAATAAATCATAaacctttaaaatttaaatttctctATCCTATTGTTAAACAAAAGGTCGGTGTCCTTAAGTAATTTATTAATAgacaatttttagaaattttttatactacttttattgaaaatataaagagttgaaaaaattaattttttcttcacccataaaaagtttttaaaaaatatttcataaaataatgtccatccattaacttttcccttaaaaaaaaaaaaaggaaaaacataaCTAAAATACAGATGCTATGGgagtgtttggtttgtgttttcaaacaacaattttcaatttttaaacaatatcatATGTATTTTCActtatacgtattttcacaaatattttcaaataacaattttcagtttttaaatacaTATACCAAACGATTCCTTCtcaattatcattttaaaaaaagaaaaaaagacaacttctcaattatcattaaaaagaaaaaaaaaaatagacaacaagAACCTGGACAACCCGCGACGTGTTGGCTTCCTATACGCTGCAACACGGTTGTATTTAAATCTCTCTAAACCCAATGTCGGTGATTCCTACCTTCTTTATATATGTATCTCAAACGACGTGTTCAAGTTGGATGAGACTAGACTATAATTATTGGATTCAAGAGGCTTCCAGTTCAGAATAATATCTCGTGCTTCTACGGCGTCGTTTCATTCTAGGGTTTCGCATCGTATTCAAATCTGAGTGCATTAACCATGTCAGGAAACTCAGATTGCAAAGTTTATGTTGGTAAGTTCCAtttgaattttgttaattttgttttgcttgggttggttagaaacctttaaaattttttatttttggtttttgaaaaaccaaattgctaaaattgaaTTGTGCATGTAATAGTTCATTAGGCTCCTTTTGATTTGagtgcttttttatttttgggtttctgggtcccaaaatttgaaacttttagtTCATTATTCTATGTTTTCATTTGAACTGTTTGATTTTAGATATGAAGTTTAGTGTAGAAATCTCTGTGTATGTGTGGGAAAAGTGAGCTCTGTTTGAGATTGTAGAGTAAAGCTATGTGttattgatttatttccttAAATTATTTGTAGTTAATGGATTCTCTGTTATCAATTGAATATCATTAGTTGTGTTATATCTGGTCAGAATCATATGTATTGATGTACTTCAACACAAcacttttatttaattaattaattaatttgtttgttttgatcattaattaatttgtctGTTTATCACACTTTAATTATGTGATTATTTTATCCCACGTGCGTGCGCATCATCTAAGTGTCAATGTAAGTGCTGTCTATACATAAGTTTTTGGGTGGAATGCAGGTGtttatttttgtagtttttgaaGATGTACCAAATTAAGCATTAAGCTTGTGatatacttaaattttttcCCTGCTTTTTGTATGGTTTTTTATTCTGATACATTCATTGATATGAATAAAgctacctataaaaaaaaattgatatgaaaAAAGCATATTTGATTCAAATTGTTAGTGAAGTGGGGCTTCTCTTGCCTTTGTTCTAACGTGGTTATTATTCGTTTTCTTATGAAGGTAATCTGGATGAGAGGGTGAGCGATAGGGTCTTGTATGATATATTGATTCAAGCAGGGCGGGTGGTAGACTTGTACATTCCCCGAGACAAGGAGACAGATAAACCTAAAGGTTTTGCTTTTGCAGAATATGAATCTGCAGAGGTTGCAGACTATGCTGTCCGGCTTTTCTCTGGCCTTGTGTCCCTCTACAATCGAACACTAAAATTTGCGGTGTGTCCCTGTTTTACCTATGGTTTCTACTTGCTGTGCTTTGTTGAGTACCACTTTagcttcaaaataatttttcttctagGATTTATATCGTTCTCTTTCAATTTAGTTTACTTACTTTCTTAAGTTCCCTGGCTCTTTCATGGGCTTGAgttctttttcttaataattgAACTGTCAAGCTTGTGTTCAATTAGTGTGCAATCCATCATGACTGACAATCCCTCTCAGTTAACCCAGTCAGATTTAGTTTGATTGGTGCACATTTGATGAAATGGCAGTCAAATTTGCTCATGGTGGGGTTCTCAGTGATTGGCGTAGACTGACTTTTGCAACATTAGCTTGAAAAATTGAGCCTAATTAAGTTGAAGTTTTGAATGATAATAAGAATTTTAGAACCCAATCTTGGTTGAGGCTCTTGATTATGACAATCGGTACATGGTGAACAGATATCTGGGCAAGACAAGCCCTCAACTCCAATGGCAACCACACCCACACCAAATTCATCTCATAAATCAAGATCTCACCCCGTGCCAATTAACAATATGGAAATGTCTCAGCACTCGGGAAGGTTATCAGAGCCAAGTTTTTCTGCTTACCAAGTTAATCATCCTCAAGGTGATGTGTTCTCATCTTTTCATTAATTCCTTCTTTGCTTATCCTTCTACGccaaaaaatgtaattattggTTCTGAAAAAGAGCTTCCTTTTAATACAGTGCCGGCCCCTCCAGGTGTAGTTAATCAATCTAATGGGTATGGATCACATTTCAATGGCAACAATTATGAATACAGTCGAAGAGTTTTGGGGGCAACGTTGGATAACATTAGCCATTTTAGGTCACAGCGTTATGATTCAAGTAACCCAATCTTCTATCCATCGTACTGATAATTATTATTAGATTGTTAGAGATCCAACTCCCACCTTGGTGAGTTCCTGATAATTTAATCAAACATTAGTATGGTTGTTTCAGGTGTGTAGAAAGGATAGTGGAGGATGCTAAATTGCAGTTAGTTAATTTGTGTTATCTCTAAGCTATGTTTGTAGGTTGTACCCagtatgtttgtttttttttccccttccttcACATGGACTTAATGAGTGTAGTTCTTTATTTACTATCTGATGTTGTGGTTTAATCTAGTAGTCACTCTCCTTTACTAGGTTGAGATTAATATTTAGTAGCAAGCTTCTTCCGTTGAACATGTATGAACTTTTGATGTCTTTGATATAATATTTATCAATTAATGTGTACAATTGTCATACAATTTTGTCAAAGAAAACAAATGGATGGTTAAGAGTCTGTGGTGGATCTCTGGCGgcttttgtgtaattttttttttaattgctttctTCTCCTCACCACCAACCCCAGAAATTGATAATTCTCTACCCTGTAAATGCTTTTATTACCTTCATTGCTGATCTTGTAATGCTATTTCCTGCTTTTAGCCTCTAAATTTAGAAGGAATTTTTGTTGAGTTGTACATTGTACCAACTCACTGATCAGGACCCATGTCCGTTTATGTTGGAAAGATTGCCAGATGGTAGATGTAGCTCGGACTTatgtgggttttttgttttgggaatcTGGAAAATGACTAACAAAATAACTATTACCTGTTTGACCTGATGGATTGAGCATCCCAACTTAAAATTAGCCTTATGTATGTTTGGGTTTTTGTGATGTGAAGATATAGCTTTatgtacttatcaaaaaataaataaggataTGTAGCTTTATGCTTTACTATAGTTTACTCTTGCTCTTCATTGGTTATGGTATTAATGTTGCCTTTTCAATGACTTGTATGAAACAAAAATGTGTTTTAGGTACacatttttctctcatttttagttttttaccaatccccttcccaaaaaaaataatctccCCAAAAAAATTGCATGCATGTGCGAGCAGGAATGATCTGATGGTTCAGTCGCCAACCCAACCCGATACCCACGTGCCAAGTCAGCCAAGAAGGTTACtgtggttttattatttttgttgatcaaTTAATACACTTCCTGTATACTTTGTGACTGTTTGTTTTACTTCTTTGGATGTCTGTTATTCAACCAGACCAAGGTACACATTTCAAGTTTCACTGCACTCAGTTCGGAGAGAgaattttttgttggttggtAATTGTACACTTTTTATAAGAATTTGAGGCATCCTATACCCAATATAATTCTCTCTTTGGGAATTTTTGTTTACTTGCTGTTATTCCAGAGCATCCATACCATATATCAACATTAGTATAATTTGATATGGGGTTCGAACTCCACCCCCATCCCCCACTACCTattatctaaagaaaaaaaaaaattgatatgggGTGCTTTGGACAATGCATATTTGTTTCAAGGCACTAAACCTAGCCACTAACTCTACATTTGGAGGCACATAAGTTGGTTTATTTTGGATGTGAGGCACTGGATGGTTAGGTCTTTGGCAGAAAATCAAGTTTGCGGGAGCAATATTTGGTAACTTGGCCAGGAAACTTGCTATGTATTTTAAGCGTTTCATTTCATGATTTGTTATGGGGTAGTCTTAAGTTCCCTGTTTTGAGCACATGGTAATGTTATATGGGTCCtatctttttgcctttttttctcacaataaATATATGCCAAGAGAGCACAAAATTGATGAGCCATGCAATCTCAAGTTCGGCGTGCTGCCTGTGCCCATAGAAGATTTGCAGCTCTCTTTGAAGATGGAAaatattatgcattttcttttctgGTCCTTTGGAAGCACATTGGATCCATGGGCAAGGCTATTAGGCctctgaagaagaaaaatgaaaacttttgtTTTGTCAAATTATTGTGCGTGGTGTTGTTGTGTAGTTGGTGATCGCGTCAGTGAATTGTCCGGACAGCACCATTTATAATAAGATTTCATATTGCTACTATacatttgataaataaaaaaatatgagaaaataatCAAGTATTTGTTCAAAGAACAAGACTTAAGTATAGTATTTTAAATGCTGTTCTTTATGTGCGACTCTTAAGATTCAGTTGTGtgactatttaactaaaaaatacattttcattttataacaaaaattttacatgACAGAATTTTAAAAGTGAAAATTAAGAAACAGCACCTgtcttgttcttgttcaaatAATTTGGAATTGGGGGATGTGAGCAGTGAGcacatttatttattggtaAGGTGTTTTATTTTGGGGGAGGGAAAAAATGGCAGAACTTGAATGTTTAGAATGTTCTCCTGGCCTACGGTAGATTCAACAAAGTAGATTAATTTTACGAGGAAAGTAAGatgtattgttgtttaaaatttgtgtcttctctttttctatatTAAAATGTGTGCGGTAttgtatataagtttttttttttccagaaaacTCTCGTTTTTggtataaaacaaaaatattttggaaatttcaagTTTGATTTAATCAAACGTACAAATgcatttactcaaaaaaaaaaaaaatcatattaaactCTTCTTTCATTTCAAACTTTATTTCTTTCAGAATAAGAAGAATTCAAACTTTAGTCATTTCTGGTTAAATTGAACAATTCCATCGGaataaattatactttttttctttttataatttgataattataatgACGGTGGTGCCAGCTAATTGAACTATAAGGCTCTTGGTGATTGGCATGATAAAGAGAGAAGCATTTTTATAAATCCTACAAAAACAGTTTAATAAAATGGTATATTGAAAAGGACAAGataattgataattttcttttatattttttcttgtaaaaatGATGGGTTATAAGATCTAATTTATGGTCCAAATTCACTCCAAGTTAGGACTTAATGAAATCACCACTGCtattaaaatgacaaaagaaaaaatatttatggatgaaataatatataattggaGTAACAAATTATTACGGTTGCATATTGGAACCGGAAAATAAAAGGtcaaaatataacaatataatCACCTATAATTTATTGGCGTTGTGTCTCGCATTCTTCTTTTGAAACACAACATggatattgtagggacacgattttcgTTAACCCGGTCCTGGACGATCAGGCCCCCGGCCTAAgaggtcccacacaatgaagtTTGTAGATTATGGGTTGAAGAACTCGGCTTCAGTTGGCTCAAACGGTGCGTCACATATTCTAGATAGATATAGAAACGTAAATCAAGAAAACGTAACTGAAAGTCGAAGTTCTATTCATGGATATGATCTCATACAATGACTTCTTCCTTTTCTCCCCTCTCTACTCCCCTTCCCCCCCTCTTTTCTGGGGGACTCTTACATATGATATAGGTCCTCTCTTATCATCTGGGTCTtatacttgttgatcatccaaacccccacttgagcacctgtcctatcagacgcCCAtaccagttctttgtgagttgcagtgtccaaggtaacactgttcaaaggtcttctcctcattaatgcggtcaggagagtagttgtggtgcatttaatgtggtggtgacagccttttttgggatattttgagccttctttctttttatgcgTTTGGAGTGAGGGCTACAGTAGCTGGGATGCATCATTGATCCTGGACTTCGGGATTTCCGAGGACGAATTACTCCTTGGACGTGTTTTCTTTGCCCAATTGGCTTGGGCGAGGATTATGGGCTGCAGCGTCTCCTCGGAAGGGATtgtcctcggacgggcccaaggcccaaccaACTTGTTATTCcgggccggtccccacaatagcccctcaaaactccggttttggTCTCCTTCCGAGAgaaaaagcggggttttgacgTTAATGAGGGATGGGACGGATGAAACCTTGGTCCGCGCGCGTGGGCGGTTACTTTTAACGCGccacaatttacgaggcgcggccatttactCCAAACAGCTTTATGTCTCCTTCATCCAACGGCGAGATGTGGATCTGACGGCCAGCATTGCTCCTTGAATTCGTGAGCGGGAggggttttttctctctccctcctgcTATATAAAGCGCCTGAGAggatccttttttcttttttattcgcACATCAGAACAAAGAGCTCCAGAGAATTCCAGCGCTCAGAAATCCTTGAGCACCTCCGTCCTTCAAATCTTCATAACCGTTTCTGCG is part of the Quercus robur chromosome 9, dhQueRobu3.1, whole genome shotgun sequence genome and harbors:
- the LOC126699067 gene encoding protein HSH49-like; amino-acid sequence: MSGNSDCKVYVGNLDERVSDRVLYDILIQAGRVVDLYIPRDKETDKPKGFAFAEYESAEVADYAVRLFSGLVSLYNRTLKFAISGQDKPSTPMATTPTPNSSHKSRSHPVPINNMEMSQHSGRLSEPSFSAYQVNHPQVPAPPGVVNQSNGYGSHFNGNNYEYSRRVLGATLDNISHFRSQRYDSSNPIFYPSY